From Carya illinoinensis cultivar Pawnee chromosome 5, C.illinoinensisPawnee_v1, whole genome shotgun sequence, one genomic window encodes:
- the LOC122309257 gene encoding transcription factor WER-like: protein MEVENRYKKGLWTEEEDRILLDYVRVHGRGKWNRISKMTGLQRCGKSCRLRWLNYLSPTVKRGGFSEEEEDLIIRLHNLLGNRWSLIAGRVPGRTDNQVKNHWNTHLCKKLGIKNPNKKVVGTSKKTHSALLHRVEDSQFQTLSSTDSLDSKLCHNGDDHDHNKFMEVMESENLFTPGTAVSNNGESQWMMSKQYFAELSPLFQVDYQPILESPGFLEFLDGFPLDLTWQSF from the exons ATGGAGGTAGAGAATCGGTATAAGAAAGGGCTGTGGACAGAGGAGGAGGACCGGATTCTGTTAGACTACGTCAGGGTGCACGGCCGAGGAAAGTGGAACCGCATCTCTAAGATGACAG GTTTACAGAGGTGCGGAAAGAGCTGCAGATTAAGGTGGCTGAATTATCTGAGCCCAACTGTGAAACGCGGCGGTTTctctgaggaagaagaagatctaATCATCAGACTCCATAACCTTCTGGGGAACAG GTGGTCGCTGATTGCGGGAAGAGTGCCAGGTAGAACTGACAACCAAGTAAAAAACCACTGGAACACCCATTTGTGCAAGAAGCTGGGCATCAAAAACCCAAATAAAAAAGTTGTGGGTACTTCCAAAAAAACACACTCTGCTCTTCTTCATCGGGTGGAAGACTCTCAATTCCAAACACTCTCCAGCACTGATTCTTTGGACTCTAAGCTCTGTCACAAtggtgatgatcatgatcataacAAATTCATGGAAGTGATGGAAAGTGAAAACCTTTTTACTCCCGGTACTGCTGTATCTAATAATGGAGAATCGCAATGGATGATGAGCAAGCAGTACTTTGCTGAATTATCGCCTTTGTTTCAGGTTGATTATCAACCAATTTTGGAGAGTCCAGGCTTCCTAGAGTTTCTAGATGGGTTCCCTCTTGACCTAACATGGCAAAGCTTCTGA
- the LOC122311902 gene encoding carbonic anhydrase 2 → MATESYEEAIAGLSKLLSVKAELGGVAAARIKQITAELEAVGSKQFDPVDRIKTGFVHFKKEKFEKNPELYGELAKGQSPKFLVFACSDSRVCPSHVLNFQPGEAFVVRNIANMVPPYDTTRHSGMGAAIEYAVLHLKVENIVVIGHSCCGGIKGLMSIPDDGTIGSEFIEHWVKICSPAKTKVKAEYSELSFHEQCTNCEKEAVNVSLGNLLTYPFVRETVVKKTVALKGAHYDFVKGTFELWDLDFKIIPSLSA, encoded by the exons ATGGCTACGGAGTCATACGAGGAGGCCATTGCAGGACTCTCGAAGCTTCTCAG TGTGAAAGCTGAACTCGGGGGCGTCGCCGCCGCAAGGATCAAGCAGATAACGGCCGAGTTGGAGGCGGTCGGTTCGAAGCAGTTTGATCCGGTCGATAGGATCAAAACCGGGTTCGTCCACTTCAAGAAAGAGAAATTTGA GAAGAATCCTGAGTTGTACGGTGAACTTGCCAAAGGCCAGAGTCCAAAG TTTCTGGTATTTGCATGTTCAGACTCTCGCGTTTGTCCTTCCCATGTCCTGAATTTCCAACCGGGCGAGGCCTTTGTGGTACGAAATATCGCCAACATGGTCCCGCCCTACGACACG ACAAGGCACTCAGGAATGGGGGCGGCCATTGAATATGCAGTGTTGCATCTGAAG GTGGAAAATATTGTGGTCATTGGACACAGCTGCTGTGGTGGTATAAAGGGGCTCATGTCTATCCCAGACGATGGGACCATTGGCAG TGAATTCATCGAACATTGGGTCAAAATATGTTCCCCCGCAAAGACCAAGGTCAAGGCAGAGTACAGTGAGTTAAGTTTCCATGAGCAGTGCACCAACTGCGAGAAG GAGGCTGTGAATGTATCACTTGGAAACTTATTGACATACCCTTTTGTGAGAGAGACTGTGGTGAAGAAAACAGTGGCTCTCAAGGGTGCACACTACGATTTTGTCAAAGGAACTTTCGAGCTCTGGGATCTTGACTTCAAAATTATCCCCTCCCTGTCTGCATGA